The Mycobacterium paragordonae genome includes a region encoding these proteins:
- a CDS encoding PE domain-containing protein, translating to MSFVIAVPEFVEAAAEQLAGIGSSLGEITSSAAGATTALAPAAADEVSTAIARLFGTLGSDYQAVSAQAAAYHEEFVAALSRGATAYAAAEAVNISALFNLNNIVANIEIGLGNIAAGFQGGLSGSLPGLGGSISGSGSLGLNAANALRAVAALPSLGAGLALQTGGALASGFGAGLAQTGQVITNLGVGLGGAGASLSAAGAALTGQGNAALAALLNGTLGANLSANLSANFTGALPSLAVLAQTGGQIIGNFSAALSQAVQTGVNLAGNLGVGLPALGAQLSAALSAGLGGLPSLAATFNGALTGGLNTLVNLAGNLTLPPLPGFPGFQLPPLNFGLPPLNIPGFPGLVLPNFGAALTGGLNTLANLAGNLTLPPLPGFPGFQLPPLNFGLPPLNIPGFPGLVLPNFGAALNGGLNTLVNLAGNLTLPPLPGFPGFQLPPLNFGLPPLNIPGFPGLVLPNFGAALTGGLNTLVNLAGNLTLPPLPGFPGFQLPPLNFGLPPLNIPGFPGLVLPNFGAALTGGLNTLANLAGNLTLPPLPGFPGFQLPPLNFGLPPLNVPGFPGLVLPNFGAALTGGLNTLANLAGNLTLPPLPGFPGFQLPPLNFGLPPLNVPGFPGLVLPDLGAALSANLGASLNGLSASLNAALSGNLALPPLPGFPGFQLPPLNFGLPPLNVPGFPGLVLPNFGAALTGGLNTLANLAGNLTLPPLPGFPGFQLPPLNFGLPPLNIPGFPGLVLPNFGAALTGGLNTLVNLAGNLTLPPLPGFPGFQLPPLNFGLPPLNVPGFPGLVLPNFGAALTGGLNTLANLAGNLTLPPLPGFPGFQLPPLNFGLPPLNVPGFPGLVLPNFGAALTGGLNTLVNLAGNLTLPPLPGFPGFQLPPLNFGLPPLNVPGFPGLVLPNFGAALTGGLNTLANLAGNLTLPPLPGFPGFQLPPLNFGLPPLNVPGFPGLVLPDLGAALSANLGASLNGLSASLNAALSGNLALPPLPGFPGFQLPPLNFGLPPLNVPGFPGLVLPNFGAALTGGLNTLANLAGNLTLPPLPGFPGFQLPPLNFGLPPLNIPGFPGLVLPNFGAALTGGLNTLANLAGNLTLPPLPGFPGFQLPPLNFGLPPLNIPGFPGLVLPNFGAALTGGLNTLANLAGNLTLPPLPGFPGFQLPPLNFGLPPLNVPGFPGLVLPNFGAALTGGLNTLVNLAGNLTLPPLPGFPGFQLPPLNFGLPPLNVPGFPGLVLPNFGAALTGGLNTLANLAGNLTLPPLPGFPGFQLPPLNFGLPPLNIPGFPGLVLPDLGAALSANLGASLNGLSASLNAALSGNLALPPLPGFPGFQLPPLNFGLPPLNVPGFPGLVLPNFGAALTGGLNTLVNLAGNLTLPPLPGFPGFQLPPLNFGLPPLNVPGFPGLVLPNFGAALTGGLNTLVNLAGNLTLPPLPGFPGFQLPPLNFGLPPLNIPGFPGLVLPNFGAALTGGLNTLVNLAGNLTLPPLPGFPGFQLPPLNFGLPPLNVPGFPGLVLPNFGAALTGGLNTLSNLAGNLTLPPLPGFPGFQLPPLNFGLPPLNVPGFPGLVLPNLGAALTANLGANLNGLSAALNAALSGNLALPPLPGFPGFQLPPLNFGLPPLNVPGFPGLVLPNFGAALTGGLNTLANLAGNLTLPPLPGFPGFQLPPLNFGLPPLNIPGFPGLVLPNFGAALTGGLNTLANLAGNLTLPPLPGFPGFQLPPLNFGLPPLNVPGFPGLVLPNFGAALTGGLNTLVNLAGNLTLPPLPGFPGFQLPPLNFGLPPLNVPGFPGLVLPNFGAALTGGLNTLVNLAGNLTLPPLPGFPGFQLPPLNFGLPPLNVPGFPGLVLPNFGAALTGGLNTLVNLAGNLTLPPLPGFPGFQLPPLNFGLPPLNIPGFPGLVLPNFGAALNAMLTGNLGANLNGLSAALNAAINAGQNLAATFSASLPALAAQLSGSFSATLPALSAAFTGALNAALSGSLPSFQVSLGALNTAFNAALNAAFAGAPALQAGLNAFVTAGQNLAATLSGAFPALAAQFSATLGGTLPTLSAAFTGAINAALTGGLPAFQASLNALSGAFNAALNAALAGAPAFQAGVNALINAGANLAATFSGALPALAASFSASLPALNAALSGALTAAFSGSLPAFQASLGALSGAFNAALSAALNGAPALQAGLNALLNAGANLAANLTAALPNLSLALNANLNLNLAGLSAALNAGINGLLNAGGSLTAGLGGGLSGLAQTGAAIAANLVAALAGSGQTGMALANIWVNAVTQVTNVFSNALGASLGAGLSGFGQTGGALVTSLQTGLAGLTQTGGSLLASLNNAGLGLSASISNILLNLQLALQAAFSGSAGVQVG from the coding sequence ATGTCTTTTGTCATTGCTGTGCCCGAATTCGTCGAGGCTGCTGCTGAGCAGTTGGCCGGTATCGGTTCGTCGTTGGGTGAAATCACCTCATCAGCCGCTGGTGCTACGACCGCGTTAGCGCCTGCTGCGGCCGACGAGGTGTCGACTGCCATAGCGCGGTTGTTCGGCACCCTCGGCAGCGACTATCAGGCCGTCAGCGCACAAGCTGCCGCGTACCACGAAGAGTTCGTGGCAGCACTGAGTCGCGGCGCCACGGCCTACGCAGCGGCGGAAGCCGTCAACATCTCCGCGTTGTTCAACCTGAACAACATCGTCGCGAACATCGAGATCGGCCTGGGCAACATCGCCGCCGGTTTCCAAGGCGGCCTCTCCGGTTCACTACCCGGCCTCGGTGGCTCAATCAGTGGGTCGGGATCGCTTGGGCTCAACGCCGCTAACGCACTACGTGCCGTCGCCGCCCTCCCCAGCCTCGGCGCGGGTCTGGCCCTGCAGACCGGCGGGGCGCTCGCGTCCGGGTTCGGCGCTGGACTTGCTCAGACAGGCCAAGTCATCACGAACCTCGGCGTCGGATTGGGCGGCGCGGGAGCTTCGTTGTCGGCAGCGGGTGCCGCGCTCACAGGCCAAGGTAACGCTGCCCTCGCCGCGCTGTTGAACGGAACCCTGGGCGCAAATCTCAGCGCAAACCTGAGCGCCAACTTCACCGGCGCGCTTCCGTCCCTGGCGGTGCTCGCTCAAACCGGTGGGCAAATTATTGGCAACTTCTCGGCTGCTTTGTCCCAGGCGGTTCAGACTGGTGTCAACCTTGCCGGCAACCTCGGCGTCGGTCTGCCCGCTTTGGGCGCTCAGCTCAGCGCGGCACTTTCGGCGGGTCTCGGGGGCCTCCCCTCGTTGGCAGCAACATTCAATGGCGCCCTGACCGGTGGGCTGAACACGCTGGTCAACCTGGCCGGCAACCTGACCCTGCCGCCGCTGCCCGGGTTCCCCGGCTTCCAGCTCCCGCCGCTGAACTTCGGCCTGCCCCCGCTGAACATCCCGGGCTTCCCGGGCCTGGTGCTGCCTAACTTCGGCGCCGCCCTGACCGGTGGCCTGAACACGCTGGCCAACCTGGCCGGCAACCTCACCCTGCCCCCGCTGCCTGGGTTCCCCGGCTTCCAGCTGCCCCCGCTGAACTTCGGGCTGCCCCCGCTGAACATCCCGGGCTTCCCCGGGCTGGTGCTGCCTAACTTCGGCGCCGCCCTGAACGGTGGCCTGAACACGCTGGTCAACCTGGCCGGCAACCTCACCCTGCCCCCGCTGCCTGGGTTCCCCGGCTTCCAACTGCCGCCGTTGAACTTCGGGCTCCCGCCGCTGAACATCCCGGGCTTCCCCGGGCTGGTGCTGCCCAACTTCGGCGCCGCCCTGACCGGTGGACTGAACACGCTGGTCAACCTGGCGGGCAACCTCACCCTGCCCCCGCTGCCCGGCTTCCCCGGCTTCCAGCTGCCCCCGCTGAACTTCGGCCTGCCGCCGCTCAACATCCCGGGCTTCCCCGGCCTGGTGCTGCCCAACTTCGGCGCCGCGCTCACCGGCGGGCTCAACACGCTGGCCAACCTGGCCGGCAACCTCACCCTGCCGCCGCTGCCTGGGTTCCCCGGCTTCCAGCTCCCGCCGCTGAACTTCGGGCTCCCGCCGCTCAACGTGCCGGGCTTCCCCGGCCTGGTGCTGCCCAACTTCGGCGCCGCCCTGACCGGTGGCCTGAACACGCTGGCCAACCTGGCCGGCAACCTGACCCTGCCGCCGTTGCCTGGGTTCCCCGGATTCCAGCTCCCGCCGCTGAACTTCGGGCTCCCGCCGCTCAACGTGCCGGGCTTCCCCGGCCTGGTGCTGCCCGACCTCGGGGCGGCCCTCAGTGCAAACCTGGGCGCCAGCCTCAATGGTCTGTCGGCCAGCTTGAATGCCGCGTTGAGTGGCAACCTTGCCCTGCCGCCGCTGCCTGGGTTCCCCGGCTTCCAGCTGCCGCCGTTGAACTTCGGGCTCCCGCCGCTCAATGTGCCGGGCTTCCCCGGGCTGGTGCTGCCCAACTTCGGCGCCGCCCTGACCGGCGGGCTCAACACGCTGGCCAACCTGGCCGGCAACCTGACCCTGCCCCCGCTGCCCGGCTTCCCCGGCTTCCAGCTGCCCCCGTTGAACTTCGGCCTGCCGCCGCTGAACATCCCGGGCTTCCCCGGGCTGGTGCTGCCCAACTTCGGCGCCGCGCTCACCGGTGGCCTGAACACCCTGGTCAACCTGGCGGGCAACCTGACCCTGCCGCCGCTGCCTGGGTTCCCCGGCTTCCAGCTGCCGCCGTTGAACTTCGGCCTGCCGCCGCTCAATGTGCCGGGCTTCCCGGGCCTGGTGCTGCCCAACTTCGGCGCCGCCCTGACCGGCGGGCTCAACACGCTGGCCAACCTGGCGGGCAACCTGACCCTGCCGCCGCTGCCTGGGTTCCCCGGCTTCCAGCTGCCGCCGTTGAACTTCGGCCTGCCCCCGCTCAACGTGCCGGGCTTCCCGGGCCTGGTGCTGCCCAACTTCGGCGCCGCGCTCACCGGTGGCCTGAACACCCTGGTCAACCTGGCCGGCAACCTCACCCTGCCGCCGCTGCCCGGCTTCCCCGGCTTCCAACTGCCCCCGTTGAACTTCGGCCTGCCCCCGCTCAACGTGCCGGGCTTCCCCGGGCTGGTGCTGCCCAACTTCGGCGCCGCCCTGACCGGTGGCCTGAACACGCTGGCCAACCTGGCCGGCAACCTGACCCTGCCCCCGCTGCCCGGGTTCCCCGGCTTCCAGCTCCCGCCGCTGAACTTCGGGCTCCCGCCGCTCAACGTGCCGGGCTTCCCGGGCCTGGTGCTGCCCGACCTCGGGGCGGCCCTCAGTGCAAACCTGGGCGCCAGCCTCAATGGTCTGTCGGCCAGCTTGAATGCCGCGTTGAGTGGCAACCTTGCCCTGCCGCCGTTGCCTGGGTTCCCCGGCTTCCAGCTGCCCCCGCTGAACTTCGGGCTCCCGCCGCTCAACGTGCCGGGCTTCCCGGGTCTGGTGCTGCCTAACTTCGGCGCCGCCCTGACCGGTGGCCTGAACACGCTGGCCAACCTGGCCGGCAACCTGACCCTGCCGCCGCTGCCCGGGTTCCCCGGCTTCCAGCTGCCCCCGCTGAACTTCGGCCTGCCGCCGCTCAACATCCCCGGCTTCCCCGGGCTGGTGCTGCCCAACTTCGGCGCCGCCCTCACCGGCGGGCTGAACACGCTGGCCAACCTGGCGGGCAACCTCACCCTGCCCCCGCTGCCCGGCTTCCCCGGCTTCCAACTGCCCCCGCTGAACTTCGGCCTGCCGCCGCTGAACATCCCCGGCTTCCCCGGGCTGGTGCTGCCCAACTTCGGCGCCGCCCTGACCGGCGGGCTGAACACGCTGGCCAACCTGGCGGGCAACCTGACCCTGCCGCCGCTGCCCGGGTTCCCCGGCTTCCAGCTCCCGCCGCTGAACTTCGGGCTCCCGCCGCTCAACGTGCCGGGCTTCCCCGGCCTGGTGCTGCCCAACTTCGGCGCCGCCCTCACCGGTGGACTGAACACCCTGGTCAACCTGGCCGGCAACCTGACCCTGCCGCCGCTGCCCGGGTTCCCCGGCTTCCAGCTCCCGCCGCTGAACTTCGGCCTGCCGCCGCTCAACGTGCCGGGCTTCCCCGGGCTGGTGCTGCCCAACTTCGGCGCCGCCCTGACCGGTGGCCTGAACACGCTGGCCAACCTGGCCGGCAACCTGACCCTGCCCCCGCTGCCCGGGTTCCCCGGCTTCCAGCTCCCGCCGCTGAACTTCGGCCTGCCGCCGCTGAACATCCCGGGCTTCCCGGGCCTGGTGCTGCCCGACCTCGGGGCGGCCCTCAGTGCAAACCTGGGCGCCAGCCTCAATGGTCTGTCGGCCAGCTTGAATGCCGCGTTGAGTGGCAACCTTGCCCTGCCGCCGTTGCCTGGGTTCCCCGGCTTCCAGCTGCCCCCGCTGAACTTCGGGCTCCCGCCGCTCAACGTGCCGGGCTTCCCGGGCCTGGTGCTGCCCAACTTCGGCGCCGCGCTGACCGGTGGTCTGAACACGTTGGTCAACCTGGCGGGCAACCTGACCCTGCCGCCGCTGCCCGGATTCCCCGGCTTCCAGCTCCCGCCGCTGAACTTCGGCCTGCCCCCGCTCAACGTGCCGGGCTTCCCCGGGCTGGTGCTGCCCAACTTCGGCGCCGCCCTCACCGGTGGCCTCAACACCCTGGTCAACCTGGCCGGCAACCTCACCCTGCCCCCGCTGCCCGGATTCCCCGGCTTCCAACTGCCGCCGCTGAACTTCGGCCTGCCGCCGCTGAACATCCCGGGCTTCCCGGGCCTGGTGCTGCCCAACTTCGGCGCCGCCCTCACCGGCGGCCTGAACACCCTGGTCAACCTGGCCGGCAACCTCACCCTGCCGCCGCTGCCCGGATTCCCCGGCTTCCAACTGCCCCCGTTGAACTTCGGCCTGCCCCCGCTCAACGTGCCGGGCTTCCCCGGGCTGGTGCTGCCCAACTTCGGCGCCGCCCTCACCGGCGGACTCAACACCCTGTCCAACTTGGCCGGCAACCTGACCCTGCCCCCGCTGCCCGGCTTCCCCGGCTTCCAGCTCCCGCCGCTGAACTTCGGCCTGCCCCCGCTCAACGTGCCGGGCTTCCCCGGCCTGGTGCTGCCCAACCTGGGTGCCGCACTCACGGCGAACCTCGGCGCTAACCTCAATGGCCTGTCGGCCGCCTTGAATGCCGCGTTGAGTGGCAACCTTGCCCTGCCGCCGTTGCCTGGGTTCCCCGGCTTCCAGCTGCCCCCGCTGAACTTCGGGCTCCCGCCGCTCAACGTGCCGGGCTTCCCGGGTCTGGTGCTGCCCAACTTCGGCGCCGCCCTGACCGGTGGGCTCAACACGCTGGCCAACCTGGCCGGCAACCTGACCCTGCCCCCGCTGCCTGGGTTCCCCGGCTTCCAGCTGCCGCCGCTGAACTTCGGCCTGCCGCCGCTGAACATCCCGGGCTTCCCCGGGCTGGTGCTGCCCAACTTCGGCGCCGCCCTGACCGGCGGGCTGAACACGCTGGCCAACCTGGCGGGCAACCTCACCCTGCCGCCGCTGCCCGGCTTCCCCGGCTTCCAGCTCCCGCCGCTGAACTTCGGGCTCCCGCCGCTCAACGTGCCGGGCTTCCCCGGCCTGGTGCTGCCCAACTTCGGCGCCGCCCTCACCGGTGGACTGAACACCCTGGTCAACCTGGCCGGCAACCTGACCCTGCCGCCGCTGCCCGGCTTCCCCGGCTTCCAGCTCCCGCCGCTGAACTTCGGCCTGCCGCCGCTCAACGTGCCGGGCTTCCCCGGGCTGGTGCTGCCCAACTTCGGCGCCGCCCTCACCGGTGGACTGAACACCCTGGTCAACCTGGCCGGCAACCTGACCCTGCCCCCGCTGCCCGGCTTCCCCGGCTTCCAGCTCCCGCCGCTGAACTTCGGCCTGCCGCCGCTCAACGTGCCGGGCTTCCCGGGCCTGGTGCTGCCCAACTTCGGCGCCGCCCTGACCGGTGGCCTGAACACGCTGGTCAACCTGGCCGGCAACCTGACCCTGCCCCCGCTGCCCGGCTTCCCCGGCTTCCAGCTCCCGCCGCTGAACTTCGGGCTCCCGCCGCTGAACATCCCCGGCTTCCCCGGCCTGGTGCTGCCCAACTTCGGCGCCGCCCTGAACGCGATGCTCACCGGCAACCTCGGTGCCAACCTCAACGGCCTCTCCGCGGCCCTCAACGCTGCGATCAACGCCGGCCAGAACCTCGCAGCGACCTTCAGTGCGAGCCTGCCGGCGCTAGCGGCGCAGCTCTCCGGATCGTTCAGCGCCACGCTGCCGGCCCTGTCTGCAGCGTTCACCGGGGCCCTCAATGCCGCGCTGTCGGGCAGCTTGCCGTCGTTCCAGGTCAGCCTCGGCGCGCTGAACACGGCCTTCAACGCTGCACTGAACGCCGCGTTCGCCGGGGCCCCGGCTCTGCAAGCCGGCCTGAACGCTTTCGTCACCGCCGGGCAGAACCTGGCGGCTACCTTAAGCGGCGCGTTCCCGGCCCTGGCCGCCCAGTTCTCGGCCACCCTGGGCGGTACCCTGCCGACCCTCTCGGCAGCATTCACCGGGGCCATCAACGCCGCCCTCACGGGCGGTCTGCCGGCCTTCCAGGCCAGCCTGAACGCCCTCAGCGGCGCGTTCAACGCAGCCCTGAATGCCGCCCTGGCCGGCGCCCCGGCGTTCCAGGCCGGCGTCAATGCCCTGATCAACGCCGGGGCGAACCTGGCCGCGACCTTCAGCGGTGCCCTGCCGGCCCTTGCGGCCAGCTTCAGCGCCTCCCTTCCCGCCCTCAACGCTGCTCTGTCGGGTGCCCTGACCGCAGCGTTCTCGGGTAGCCTGCCTGCCTTCCAGGCGAGTCTGGGCGCCCTTTCGGGAGCGTTCAACGCCGCGCTATCCGCCGCTTTGAACGGAGCACCGGCCCTGCAAGCCGGCCTCAACGCCCTCCTCAACGCCGGCGCCAACCTGGCGGCCAACCTCACGGCGGCCTTACCCAACCTCTCATTAGCACTCAACGCCAACCTGAACCTGAACCTGGCTGGCCTGTCCGCAGCCCTCAACGCCGGGATCAACGGCCTGTTGAACGCGGGTGGGAGCCTAACCGCCGGGCTCGGCGGGGGCCTGTCCGGGCTGGCACAGACCGGCGCGGCGATCGCCGCCAACCTCGTCGCAGCATTGGCAGGAAGCGGTCAAACCGGTATGGCGCTGGCCAACATCTGGGTGAATGCGGTTACCCAGGTGACGAACGTCTTCAGCAACGCGCTGGGTGCAAGCCTCGGTGCCGGTCTGTCGGGATTCGGGCAAACGGGCGGCGCACTGGTGACTAGCCTCCAGACGGGTCTGGCTGGTCTCACCCAAACCGGCGGCTCGTTGTTGGCCTCGCTCAACAACGCCGGCCTGGGCCTGAGCGCTTCGATCAGCAACATTTTGCTCAACCTGCAGTTGGCCTTGCAGGCCGCGTTCAGCGGAAGCGCAGGCGTCCAGGTCGGCTGA
- the argC gene encoding N-acetyl-gamma-glutamyl-phosphate reductase, giving the protein MVDTVRVAVAGASGYAGGEILRLLLGHPAYVDGRLTIGAVTAASSAGSLLGEHHPHLVPLAQRVVEPTELAVLSGHDVVFLGLPHGHSAVLAEQLGPETLVVDCGADFRLSDAKAWERFYGSPHAGNWPYGLPELPGGRDKLRGTRRIAVPGCYPTAALLALMPAVAEGLIEPAVTVVAVSGTSGAGRAAKTDLLGSEVIGSARAYNIGGAHRHTPEIVQGLRSVTDRDVTVSFTPVLIPTSRGILATCTAPTRAPISQLRDAYEKAYDGEPFIHLMPEGQLPRTGSVIGSNAAHIAVAVDEDAATFVAIAAIDNLVKGTGGAAVQSMNLALGWPEAEGLSVVGVAP; this is encoded by the coding sequence ATGGTCGACACAGTACGGGTGGCGGTCGCCGGTGCCAGCGGTTATGCGGGGGGCGAGATCCTCCGCCTGCTTCTCGGGCACCCGGCATACGTCGACGGTCGTCTGACGATAGGGGCAGTGACGGCGGCCAGCAGCGCCGGCAGCCTGCTCGGCGAGCACCATCCGCACCTGGTGCCGCTGGCCCAGCGAGTCGTCGAGCCGACTGAGCTCGCGGTACTGAGCGGCCACGACGTGGTCTTTCTTGGCTTGCCCCATGGTCATTCGGCGGTCCTGGCCGAACAACTCGGTCCAGAAACACTGGTCGTCGATTGCGGAGCGGACTTCCGGCTCAGCGACGCGAAAGCGTGGGAACGCTTCTACGGCTCTCCGCACGCCGGCAACTGGCCGTACGGGTTGCCCGAGTTGCCTGGCGGGCGGGACAAATTGAGAGGAACGCGCCGCATCGCGGTGCCAGGCTGTTATCCGACGGCAGCGCTGCTCGCCCTGATGCCCGCAGTGGCGGAAGGCCTCATCGAGCCGGCCGTTACCGTCGTCGCGGTCAGCGGCACCTCCGGCGCGGGCCGGGCGGCCAAGACCGATCTGCTCGGTTCTGAGGTCATCGGCTCGGCGCGCGCGTACAACATCGGCGGCGCCCACCGTCACACCCCCGAAATTGTGCAGGGGCTACGGTCGGTCACCGACCGCGACGTGACCGTTTCCTTCACGCCGGTGCTGATACCCACTTCGCGTGGCATCCTGGCCACCTGCACAGCGCCCACCCGCGCACCGATCTCGCAGCTCCGCGACGCCTACGAAAAGGCCTACGATGGAGAGCCTTTCATTCACCTGATGCCCGAGGGACAGTTGCCCCGCACCGGCTCCGTGATCGGCAGCAATGCGGCGCACATCGCGGTCGCCGTCGACGAGGACGCGGCGACCTTCGTGGCGATCGCCGCAATCGACAACTTGGTCAAGGGAACGGGAGGCGCCGCGGTGCAGTCGATGAATCTGGCGCTCGGTTGGCCTGAGGCTGAGGGACTTTCGGTGGTCGGGGTGGCCCCGTGA
- the argJ gene encoding bifunctional glutamate N-acetyltransferase/amino-acid acetyltransferase ArgJ yields the protein MTDPVTDAAGQTRLLRAQGVTAPAGFRAAGIAAGIKASGALDLAMVFNEGPDYAAAGVFTRNKVKAAPVLWTQQVLTTGRLRAVILNSGGANACTGPGGFQDTHATAEAVAAALSDWGTETGAIEVAVCSTGLIGDRLPMDKVLAGVTDIVHEMHGGLTGGDDAAHAIMTTDTVPKQVALHHQNKWTVGGMAKGAGMLAPSLATMLCVITTDAIADSAALEQALRRATARTFDRLDIDGSCSTNDTVLLLASGASEIAPTQDDLDDAVLRVCDDLCAQLQADAEGVTKRVTVTVTGADTEDDALTAARVIARDSLVKTAVFGSDPNWGRVVAAVGMAPVVLDPERITVSFNGSVVYREGTGTPGAREVDLSGADIHIVVDLAIGTGHADIRTTDLSHAYVEENSAYSS from the coding sequence CTGACCGACCCGGTCACCGATGCCGCCGGCCAGACACGGTTGCTGCGCGCACAAGGGGTCACGGCCCCGGCCGGGTTCCGGGCCGCCGGCATCGCTGCCGGTATCAAAGCGTCCGGCGCCCTCGATCTGGCGATGGTCTTCAACGAGGGCCCGGACTACGCGGCAGCCGGAGTGTTCACCCGGAACAAGGTGAAGGCCGCGCCGGTGCTCTGGACTCAGCAGGTGCTCACCACGGGGCGCCTGCGTGCGGTGATTCTCAATTCCGGTGGGGCGAACGCATGTACGGGCCCGGGCGGCTTTCAGGACACCCACGCCACCGCCGAAGCCGTCGCGGCCGCGTTGTCGGACTGGGGCACCGAGACAGGTGCCATCGAGGTCGCCGTCTGTTCCACCGGCCTGATCGGCGATCGGTTGCCCATGGACAAGGTGCTCGCCGGAGTGACCGACATCGTGCACGAGATGCACGGCGGGCTCACCGGTGGCGACGACGCCGCCCACGCCATCATGACCACCGATACCGTGCCCAAACAGGTTGCGCTGCATCACCAGAACAAGTGGACGGTTGGCGGAATGGCTAAAGGCGCCGGGATGCTGGCGCCGTCACTGGCCACCATGCTGTGTGTGATCACCACCGACGCCATCGCCGATTCAGCCGCGCTCGAACAAGCGTTGCGGCGGGCCACGGCGCGCACATTCGACCGGCTCGACATCGACGGCAGTTGCTCCACCAACGACACCGTCTTGCTCTTGGCGTCGGGGGCCAGCGAAATCGCCCCCACCCAAGACGATCTCGACGACGCCGTGCTCAGGGTCTGTGACGATCTGTGTGCTCAGTTGCAGGCGGACGCCGAAGGCGTCACCAAGCGTGTCACGGTGACGGTGACCGGGGCCGACACCGAAGACGACGCCCTGACCGCCGCGCGGGTCATCGCCCGCGACAGCCTGGTCAAGACCGCGGTATTCGGCTCCGACCCCAACTGGGGGCGGGTGGTGGCGGCCGTCGGGATGGCCCCGGTGGTCCTGGATCCCGAGCGGATCACGGTGTCGTTCAACGGGTCTGTGGTGTACCGCGAGGGCACCGGTACTCCCGGTGCTCGTGAGGTGGATCTGTCGGGAGCCGACATCCACATCGTGGTCGACCTCGCGATCGGTACCGGCCACGCCGACATCCGCACCACCGATCTGTCCCACGCCTACGTCGAAGAGAATTCGGCGTACAGCTCATGA
- the argB gene encoding acetylglutamate kinase — translation MNSGDLPTQVKAQVLAEALPWLKQLNGKIVVIKYGGNAMTDESLRRAFAADMAFLRNCGVHPVVVHGGGPQITAMLRRLGIEGDFKGGFRVTTPEVLDVARMVLFGQVGRELVNLINVHGPYAVGITGEDAQLFTAVRRRVTVDGVDTDIGLVGDVELVNTAAVLDLIAAKRIPVVSTLAPDAEGVVHNINADTAAAALAEALGAEKLLMLTDVEGLYTGWPDRTSLVSQIDTATLAQLLPSLEAGMIPKIEACLRAVTAGVPSAHVIDGRVEHCVLVELFTDAGTGTKVVSA, via the coding sequence ATGAACAGCGGCGATCTACCCACGCAGGTCAAGGCACAGGTACTGGCCGAAGCCCTGCCCTGGCTCAAACAACTGAACGGCAAGATCGTCGTCATCAAATACGGCGGCAACGCGATGACCGATGAGTCACTGCGCCGGGCGTTTGCCGCAGATATGGCGTTTCTGCGCAACTGTGGGGTGCATCCCGTGGTCGTGCACGGCGGGGGGCCGCAGATCACCGCGATGCTGCGCCGACTCGGCATCGAGGGTGACTTCAAAGGCGGATTCCGGGTCACCACACCGGAAGTGCTCGACGTCGCGCGGATGGTGTTGTTCGGGCAGGTCGGCCGCGAACTGGTCAACCTGATCAACGTGCACGGCCCGTACGCCGTCGGCATCACCGGCGAGGACGCGCAACTGTTCACCGCCGTGCGGCGCCGCGTCACCGTCGACGGTGTGGACACCGACATCGGCCTGGTCGGCGACGTGGAACTGGTCAACACCGCGGCTGTACTGGATCTCATTGCTGCCAAACGCATTCCGGTGGTGTCCACACTGGCGCCGGATGCCGAGGGGGTGGTGCACAACATCAACGCCGACACCGCTGCGGCGGCCCTGGCCGAGGCGCTGGGCGCCGAAAAGCTGTTGATGCTCACCGACGTTGAGGGCCTGTACACCGGCTGGCCCGATCGCACCTCACTGGTCAGCCAGATCGATACCGCCACACTGGCACAACTGCTCCCCAGCTTGGAGGCAGGCATGATTCCCAAAATAGAGGCATGCCTGCGGGCGGTCACCGCCGGCGTGCCCAGCGCGCACGTCATCGATGGACGTGTCGAACACTGCGTCCTGGTTGAGCTTTTCACCGACGCCGGCACCGGCACCAAGGTGGTTTCCGCATGA